GTAATATCttatctatcacacacacacacacacacacacacacacacacacacacatacacacacacacacacacacacatacccacccagacacacacacacacacatacacacacagagtcttacataaatacaactaaattttaaagaaacaggaaatgctttctctctctctctctctctctctctctctctctctctctctctctctctctctctctctctctctctctctctctctctctctctctctctctctctctctctctctctctctctctctctctccccctctctgtctctgtctctctttctccctctctctctctctctctctctctctctctctctctctctctctctctctctctctccctctctctgtctctgtctctctttctccctctctctctctctctctcactctctctctctctctctatctctcactctctctctctctctctctctctctctctctctctctctctctctctcctctctccctctctctctctctctttctccctctctctctctctctctctctctctctctctctctctctctctctctctctctctctctctctctctctctctctctctctctctctctctctctctctctctctctctctgtttccctccctctctctgtctctctctctctctctctctctctctctctctctctctctctctctctctctctctctctcgctctctctctctctctctctctctcactctctctctctctctctctctctctctctctctctctctctctccctctctctctctctctgtttccctctctctctctctctctctctctctctctctctctctctctcgcattctctctctctctctctctccctctctccctctctctctctctctgtttccctctctctctctctctctctctcgctctctctctctctttctttctctcactctctctctctctctctctctctctctctccctctctccctctctctctctctctgtttccctccctctctctgtctctctctctctctctctctctctctctctctctctctctctctctctctctctctctctctctctctctctctctctctctctctctccccctctctgtctctgtctctctttctccctctctctctctctcgctctctctctctctctctttctctcactctctctctctctctctctctctctctctctctctctctctctctctctctccctctctccctctctctctctctctgtttccctctctctctctctctctctctctctctctctctctctctctctctctctctctctctctctgtctgtctgtctgtctccctctccctctctttttcttagGCAGGTTTATACTAGTTATATGAATCTCCTCAGTTTGAACAAATGTCATGAGATAAAAGACACCAACACGTTTCATACAGAATGAATAGAGACAGTGGACTGAGATCAGATTACATTAGATGAAAAGTTCTGATCTGatctgctggtgtgtgtgttgtatgaaaCAGATCCACTACAGAGACatttcctcacatgaccctgaCTTTTTAAATATGGACTTTGTCTCTGTTTTCAGGAGCTGCAGCAAATTGCCAGATCTCACCCTGAGGTTTACATCGTGCCTTTAGGTGAACTTCATGTTTCACACCTGCTTCATTTTCTTATGTATGTGTTGAGACACTGACTGAAAAATCTCACATCACTGATCACATATTTACAACAAGTCAAGACAGGATTATTTCTCTGTGCTCCGTGAGCCAAGGCGTGTTCAGATGTTTGTGTAAGCAACATGTTGATAATAAAGCGGTTTATAATAGAGACCTGAGAGATCCTCTGTATATTTTCTCTGTTGTGAGTAGAACACTTTTACCCcaagtatttgtttttatgttttcaggGCAAATCTTTTTCTTCGTAGTATTGATAAAACGGCAGTATATAAATGTGTCCAGCAGATGGCGCCTTACTGCTGTTAATAGTGCTAGAACATCGGCGACAatatttactactactactactactaatactactactactactaatactactaatactactactactactaatactactactactactactactaatactactactaatactactactactactactactactaatactaataataataataataataataataataataataataataaacgatTTCTTTGTGGTCTGATCAGTGAAGTGTGTTTATCTGTGGCTCGACTTGTTATGATCTGAGATGTTCAGATTCActtacattacaatacattaaCACCCACAATCCTGAGCAGTTTAAAGCcttgactgtgtgtttgtgtgtctgtgtgtgtttgtgtgtgtgtctgtgtgtgtttgtgcgtgtgtgtgtgtgtttgtgtgtgtgtatttgtgtttgcgtgtctgtgcttgtgtgtactgtatgtgtgtgtttgtgtgtgtgtgtgtgtgttggtgtttgtaattgttgtttatttgtgtttgtttgtgtatgtgtgtgtttgtttgtgtgtatgtgctggtgtttgtggttgtttgtttgtgtatgtgtgtgagtttgtgtgtgtttgcgtgtctgtgtggtgtttgtgtgttggcgGTGTTTCAGACGTGGTTGATGATGCGAGTATTGACGCGGCGGTTAAGCAGGTGTCGAGCATTGTGGGTCCAGAGGGATTAAACTGTCTGATCAACAACGCCGGTATCATGACCACCTCAGACCTGAACACAGAGACACGTGACAGGATGATGAACACGTTCCAGACCAACACCGTCTCACCTCTGTTCGTTACCAAGGTTACAAACTCACCTTATTAAAGATAATCTCCACCCtgaaacaatgaaaacaaacaccTTCAGATGTGAGGTGTGTTTAATTAATCTGCTGATTATTTACTGGTTTTATATGTCTGTTGTTCCTGTGAAAAGTTAGTGATCGTGTCCTGTGCTGATGTCAGAGGGATGTTTTTATTGTCAGTGGAGATTattaggaaaaaaatgtttaatctgAGTTTAATATGAGTTTAATCTCAGTTTAATCTGAGTTTAATCTGAGTTTAATCTGAGTTTAATCTGAGTTTAATCTGAGTCTTTTAGACTTCAGATGTTCAGCATCAGATTACAGAGGAGTCCAGTGTAGAAGCAGTGGAGatttttacatatacacacatagacacacacacacacacacacacacatatatatacacacacacatatatacacacacatgcacacacccacacacacctatatacacgcacacaaacacacacacatatatatacacacacatatacacacacatacacacatatagacacacatatacatacacacacactctctctctctctgtctctctctctccctcgtttCTTTTTCTCAGTAGAAAAAGATGCTGTACAGTGAAATGGAATAatctgtgttaatgtgtgtttactCACAGATTAATCAGAGTATTTTATACACCAAGCTGTGTAGTtatcacacatcatcatcatcattatcagaagaagaagagggatTGTTTACTGCATCATTCatttcagatgtgtgtgtgtgtgtgtgtgtgcgtgtttcagGCATTTCTGCCGTTACTGCGAGCAGCAGCATCAGTGTGTGACGGCGGTGTGATGAGTGTGAATCGAGCTGCAGTCATTAACATGTCGTCCCTCCTCGGCTCTGTGCAGCTCAACTGTGGTGAAGCGGCTAATTTTAAAGTTTACGCTTACAGAGTGTCAAAGGTGAGACACCTGCACTCAGGTCCTGCACAGTGGAgccttacacactcacactgatcACATCTCAGCCAGGGGTGCACTTGTCTAGTGGGTAGTGTTGGACCTGTCAGAATGTCCTGATCACGTTATCActcatttatatacaaatatgacacacacacacacacacacacacacacatacacacatacacacacacactctcctaaACAAATTACTCATAACTCAGTTTGAGAAAAGAGGCTCTGGTTAAGTTAGTaaatgttgccatggtgacatgttactgttaaataGAGTCTAACAAATTTAacagaaattttatttctactaacacaaaaacaaaataacacaataactCAATAacaccccctccccctccctccctccccagGCAGGTCTGAACATGTTGACGCGCTGTTTAGCGATGGATCTGCAGGCGGATGGGATCCTGTGCACGATGCTTCATCCCGGCTGGGTGCAGACTGATATGGGAGgaaaacaagtaaacacacaaactacaatTATGTCATaatgtgtgcgcctgtgtgtgtgtgacaagtaaacacacaaactacaatTATAtcataatatgtgtgtgtgtgtgtgtgtgtgtgtgtgtgcgtgcgtgtgtgtgtgtgtgcttgtgtgcgtgtgtgtgtgtgtgtgtgtgcttgtgtgcgtgtttgtgtgtgtgtgtgcgtgtgtgtgtgtgtgcttgtgtgcgtgtgtgtgtgtgtgtgtgtgtgtgcttgtgtttgtgtgtgtgtgtgtgcgtgtgcgtgtgtgtgtgtgtgtgtgtgtgcgtgtgtgtgtttgttccagGTGTTTTATTCGTGTACCCAACACGCACACAGCAACAGTTATAATCTGATATAAACAGTGTTGagtcagtgtttaatgtgatCTCTCACAGGCTCCACTCACTCCAGAGGAGAGCATCTCGTCTCTGTTAGCTGTCATTAGCGCACTGAGTGAAAAGGATCATGGGCAGTTTTTGGACTACGAGGGGAAGAATCTGCCCTGGTGAACCCACAggatcaggacatcagtgactCAGTCACACAGAGCTGAAGTTCTGCACATCCActttaatattaaacactttatacCATCAAATCGGTGTCAGTTCTCTCAGTCAAATCCTCCTGATCTGCACATTAACCACAATGCACATGACTTACAAACTTCTCTTGTGTTCTTCTCACTTAATGCGTACATcagttattattactttatacaGTCAGAGCTTTTATGGCCGCacagtaatattaataataataataataacaataataataataataataattataacgggtgcatttttaaaataatatttaaatttcttgCAAAAATTCTACTGATTGtttctgcatttatttgtaATCACTTCTTGCAAAACATGTCATGTGTTGATTTgtaagtaatataaataatctGTAGAAATCTGTGCATGAATTTAAATATCAGCCGTTTTATAAAGTTATTGgtttctgaaataaacaaaataatatcactaaaaaatgtaaaaatgacccAAAATATTCTTTTGTATGGTTTGAATTCTGTGCAGAACGTTTGTGAAGAAACAGGGAAAAGACTCGCTGCTGAAGTCCAGCAGTTTGGAGATGATCCGTGTGTCTGTCATCTATTTAACTAAAATCAGCTTTGGTCTTTAAACTGAGCACCAAATTCTGCTGGTGTTTAATTTTCAGAAGCAACTCGTGAGCTTCAAGTTCAGTCACTGatgctgttttacatttacagtgaagctcttatccagagtgacttgtgtgtgtgtgtgtgtgtgtgagtgtgtgtgtgtgtgtgtgtgtgtgtgtgagtgtgtgtgtgtgtgtgagtgtgtgtgtgagtgtgtgtgtgtgtgtgtgtgtgtgtgagtgtgtgtgtgtgtgtgtgtgagtgtgtgtgtgtgtgagtgtgtgagtgtgtgtgtgtgtgtgtgtgtgtgtgtgtgtgtgtgtgtgtgtgtgtgaagtggagCTGCTAGGAAATGAAAGGATGTTGAACAACAGGAGTTAAATGCgacttttattctttacatcaGCGAGATTACAGTGTAGCAcaggacaaaaacaacacagatgCAGTTGGCTTCAGCTCAGAagtcagaggtcagaggtcagagttGTTCGGGCAGATGGAGGGTAGTTGTGAGGTTCAGGTCTGAGTGAACTCGTCTGATGTGAGAGAGGAGGGCAGGTTGTCCAACACCCCCATGTCTGAAACACATACGTtatattctgtattattattcaGATTTTGTGGTTCTGTTGAATGTTTTCAGGGTTAAGGAGCTCAGAGCCACGCCCACCTTTCAGCTTGAGATAGGACAGGAAGTCTACGATGGTGTGCACCATGTCTTCGTCTGCTATTCTCAGGGCTCcttcagagaaaacacacagtttAGATGTGACACAAAACTCTGTGTTGCTGTCAATCATAtggtacaatcacacacactgtttcagCAGCACACGTCATCGCCCGGCGCTTTATACTCTTCTCATTTAGTGTTAACGTTATCGTGGGTCTGAGGCTCAGAGAGAATACTGTCAATCAACTGTGCTTATTTGAATATTAAGCCACTCCCCTGACGTTTAACACACAAGTCTGTTACCGGATTTGATGTCATCCTCCAGGAGAGCGTCCCTCTTCCCGGCCAGACCGTGTTTATCACTGAGCGTCCTGTGACTGTCGACGCCATCTgagcacaaaacataaacacatgtaatacacacacaaacacacacatgcacacacacacatacacacacacagagcacgaCTCAGTCAACCCAAATGAGGTGCATTATCCTGAAATGATGCACCCGTTTTTAGGCAACCTGCAGGGCTTCAGTCATTCGGGATTGCTTATAAAACTTCATTATCGCCACGGCAACAgccacagtgagagagagcgagagagagagagagagagggagttagagagagagaatgagagagagagagttagaaagagagagaatgagagagagagagttagagagagagagagttagaaagagagataatgagagagagagagagagagagagagagagaccctccAAAAAAGAGTACCAAAAAAGGTTCATGAAAGAGTATTACActaaaatgagaaagaaagaaagaaagaaagagagagggaaagagggagagaataaACAACAGACTGAatctcacagcacagacaggcagagaggaAGCTTACAGAAATAACACTGCATTAAACACACCACTAAAAGATAAAGTGAATTAGTGTTTATGAgatataaagtgttataaagtgttataaagtgttataaagtgttaaTAAGTGTTACTAGTCTCTTCAGGATGACACTGCTGGTGTATTGTGATGTTTATTAAAGCAGCAGTGTAGAATAAAGTCATCCACACTGTTTAcaccacttatttatttaatataaaatggtatCATTGGGACATTTGAGTGATTTATCGAGCGCTAAACTGGTAGCTATAAACTGTAGCTATAAACTGTAGCTATAACATTTCTTAATTGTTAGTTAGATTAGCTTCACAGTTTAGCTTTAGAGAGGAAATTATTTCAATTTTCTTTGTAAAAGTTCGGGGTTGTTTGTAATCTTTAGACTGttctgtatttttacatttctatattcaattcaatttaaactacaggtttttatttatgttaatctATCGATCAGTAACACATCACCTGTCTGTTTGTGCTCCTTCAGAAACAAACTCCGCCCCTATCAGAATACGAGGTgctaagccccgcccatttaCTTTGAAAGGCATGTTGTTATTATGATTGTAATTGTCCTGCGGTCCAGCAGAGGGCTTCAGACATGTTACACACTGCTGCTTTAACCCATCACACTCATTAAAGCTGCTGCACTGACATCTGAGGGACATTTAGAGTGATTTGATCTTTATAAAAAGAGCTTTGTGACAAATCCAGTGGAGTTTGGAGCCGACGTTAGTGATGTTAGTGTCAGA
The Tachysurus vachellii isolate PV-2020 chromosome 13, HZAU_Pvac_v1, whole genome shotgun sequence genome window above contains:
- the zgc:110339 gene encoding C-signal, producing the protein MSVNFIKCNSMLITGSSRGLGLQMVKHLVSICERPKKIIASARNPSSAQELQQIARSHPEVYIVPLDVVDDASIDAAVKQVSSIVGPEGLNCLINNAGIMTTSDLNTETRDRMMNTFQTNTVSPLFVTKAFLPLLRAAASVCDGGVMSVNRAAVINMSSLLGSVQLNCGEAANFKVYAYRVSKAGLNMLTRCLAMDLQADGILCTMLHPGWVQTDMGGKQAPLTPEESISSLLAVISALSEKDHGQFLDYEGKNLPW
- the gal gene encoding galanin peptides isoform X2, encoding MQKCFGGVCISLVFCAVLTETLGMVIAAKEKRGWTLNSAGYLLGPHGVDSHRTLSDKHGLAGKRDALLEDDIKSGALRIADEDMVHTIVDFLSYLKLKDMGVLDNLPSSLTSDEFTQT
- the gal gene encoding galanin peptides isoform X1 — protein: MQKCFGGVCISLVFCAVLTETLGMVIAAKEKRGWTLNSAGYLLGPRRIDHLIQIKEAPSARGREELLGEYGVDSHRTLSDKHGLAGKRDALLEDDIKSGALRIADEDMVHTIVDFLSYLKLKDMGVLDNLPSSLTSDEFTQT